A window from Peromyscus eremicus chromosome 1, PerEre_H2_v1, whole genome shotgun sequence encodes these proteins:
- the LOC131902350 gene encoding mas-related G-protein coupled receptor member X2-like, producing the protein MLFLSLIIALVGLVGNGIVLWFLGFHMRRNAFSVYILNLAGADFFFLCFQIVYCIHTILYFFNFKTIDLPLFSFVVSNSAYLCGLSMLSAISIERCLSVMWPIWYRCHRPRHTSAVICTLLWFLSLLLSLLEGKECGLLFDSLGPSWCKTFDFITAAWLIVLFVVLLGSSLALMVTIFCGSQRIPVTRLYVTIVCTVLVFLLFGLPYGIYWFLLSWIDNFQSVMLCNFYPVTICLSCFNSCANPIIYFLVGSIRHRRFQRNTLKLLLQRAMQDTPVEEESGEGDSSGRSREMKTVLQ; encoded by the coding sequence ATGCTTTTCCTTTCCCTCATCATTGCCCTGGTTGGGCTGGTTGGAAATGGCATAGTTCTGTGGTTTCTGGGATTCCACATGCGCAGGAATGCCTTCTCTGTCTACATCCTCAACCTGGCCGGGGCTGacttcttcttcctctgctttcaAATTGTATATTGTATTCAtactattttgtatttcttcaaCTTCAAGACCATTGActtgcctctgttttcttttgttgtgtcaAACTCTGCTTATCTTTGTggcctgagcatgctcagtgccATTAGCATTGAAAGGTGCCTATCTGTCATGTGGCCTATCTGGTATCGCTGCCATCGCCCAAGGCACACATCAGCTGTCATATGTACCCTGCTTTGGTTTTTGTCCCTGCTGTTAAGCCTCCTGGAAGGGAAAGAATGTGGCTTGTTATTTGATAGTCTTGGCCCTAGTTGGTGTAAGACATTTGATTTCATCACTGCTGCATGgttaattgttttatttgtggTTCTCTTGGGGTCCAGTCTGGCCTTAATGGTTACTATATTCTGTGGCTCACAGAGGATTCCTGTGACCAGGCTGTATGTGACCATTGTGTGCACAGTTCTGGTCTTCCTGCTCTTTGGTTTGCCCTATGGGATCTACTGGTTCCTCTTATCATGGATTGACAATTTTCAATCTGTAATGCTTTGTAATTTTTATCCAGTGACAATATGTCTGTCCTGTTTTAACAGCTGTGCCAATCCCATCATTTACTTCCTTGTTGGCTCTATCAGGCATCGTAGGTTCCAGAGAAACACTCTCAAGCTACTTCTGCAGAGAGCCATGCAGGACACTCCTGTGGAGGAAGAAAGTGGAGAGGGGGATTCTTCAGGAAGATCTAGGGAAATGAAAACAGTCTTGCAGTGA